A genomic region of Raphanus sativus cultivar WK10039 unplaced genomic scaffold, ASM80110v3 Scaffold0436, whole genome shotgun sequence contains the following coding sequences:
- the LOC108846793 gene encoding LOW QUALITY PROTEIN: ATP synthase gamma chain 1, chloroplastic-like (The sequence of the model RefSeq protein was modified relative to this genomic sequence to represent the inferred CDS: inserted 1 base in 1 codon; deleted 2 bases in 1 codon), with protein MTGDRGLCGGFNNFIIKKAEARIKELKGLGLDYTVISVGKKGNSYFLRRPYIPIDKYLEFGTLPTAKEAQAVADDVFSLFISEEVDKVELLYTKFVSLVRSEPVIHTLLPLSPKGEICDINGNCVDAAEDELFRLTTKEGKLTXERETFRTTTADFSPILQFEQDPVQILDALLPLYLNSQILRALQESLASELAARMSAMSSASDNASDLKKSLSMVYNRKRQAKITGEILEIVAGANAQA; from the exons ATGACCGGAGATCGAGGGTTATGCGGTGGATTCAATAACTTCATCATCAAGAAAGCTGAGGCGAGGATCAAGGAGCTTAAAGGTCTAGGTCTTGACTACACAGTCATTAGCGTGGGGAAGAAGGGAAACTCTTACTTCCTTCGTCGTCCTTACATCCCCATTGACAAGTACCTCGAATTCGGGACCTTACCGACGGCGAAAGAAGCTCAAGCTGTTGCTGATGATGTCTTCTCTCTGTTTATAAGCGAAGAAGTCGACAAAGTGGAGCTCTTATACACAAAGTTTGTGTCTCTTGTTAGGTCAGAACCCGTGATCCACACGCTACTGCCTCTATCGCCTAAAGGAGAGATCTGTGACATCAATGGGAACTGTGTGGACGCTGCGGAAGACGAGCTCTTCAGGTTAACGACCAAAGAAGGGAAGCTGA TCGAAAGAGAGACTTTTAGGACAACAACTGCTGATTTCTCGCCGATCTTGCAGTTCGAGCAAGACCCTGTGCAGATTCTTGATGCTTTGTTGCCTTTGTATCTCAACAGTCAGATTCTTAGGGCTTTACAGGAGTCATTGGCGAGTGAGCTTGCAGCTAGAATGAGTGCCATGAGTAGTGCTTCGGATAATGCATCTGATCTTAAGAAATCGCTTTCGATGGTGTATAATAGAAAGCGTCAAGCTAAGATT ACCGGTGAGATTCTTGAGATTGTTGCTGGAGCTAATGCACAGGCTTGA